In the genome of Corythoichthys intestinalis isolate RoL2023-P3 chromosome 19, ASM3026506v1, whole genome shotgun sequence, one region contains:
- the LOC130908011 gene encoding syndecan 4-A-like encodes MRKTFTLFVLYTFTVEKSFCDTTEDYTGSGINQDSADDGDMDGVLESTPTQNVPELKLDDLKQLAQDTKDAIFIEGKRFFEHKDIVTAIVAGGILGAVLATVLAALFILKWQNCSRKSYTAGQQTTSQDDDL; translated from the exons ATGAGGAAAACCTTTACTTTATTTGTACTCTACACATTCACCGTTGAAAAATCG ttttgtgACACAACAGAAGACTACACTGGATCAGGCATCAACCAAGACAGTGCGGATGACG GTGACATGGATGGAGTGTTGGAAAGCACACCCACACAA AATGTTCCTGAACTCAAATTGGATGATTTGAAACAGCTCGCCCAAGACACAAAGGATGCCATTTTTATAGAAGGGAAACGCTTCTTTGAGCATAAGGACATTGTTACAG CAATTGTTGCAGGGGGAATTTTAGGTGCTGTACTTGCCACTGTCCTGGCAGCTctctttatcttgaaatggcagAATTGTAGCAGGAAGAGCTACACAGCAGGCCAGCAAACAACCTCGCAAGATGATGATCTTTGA